The Paenibacillus tianjinensis genome has a window encoding:
- a CDS encoding IS1182 family transposase, with protein sequence MLPEQQSFILSPYIELYNILIPKDNLLRRMDELVDFSFVYEELNERYCHENGRTAVDPVRMFKYLLLKSIYDLSDADLVERSKTDLSFKFFLHMAPEEGVIDPSLLTKFRKLRLKDMKLLDLLIGKTVEIAIEKGIIRSKTIIVDATHTKARYTQKSPQEVLRERSKKVRQAIYTLDESMKSAFPAKPVTNVLEDEIGYCQQLIAVIEQDGRFTGLPKVSEALNLLKETIIDDAKHLQTSTDPDAKVGHKSADSSFFGYKTHIAMSEERIITAATITTGEKSDGKELQTLIEKSKAAGMNVETVIGDTAYSERDNIAYSTEHEIELVAKLHPMITQGNRKKEDEFEFNKDAGLYVCKAGHMAIRRARQGKKGQGKNQTNTYHFDIEKCKRCPLKEGCYKEGAQSKTYSVSIKSTEHVKQAEFQESEAFKAKAKERYKIEAKNSELKHRHGYDIAFSSGLVGMEIQGAMAIFTVNLKRILKLME encoded by the coding sequence ATGCTTCCTGAGCAGCAGAGTTTTATCTTGAGCCCGTATATCGAGCTTTACAATATACTTATTCCTAAAGATAACTTGCTGCGTCGCATGGACGAGCTGGTAGATTTTAGCTTTGTTTATGAGGAACTGAACGAAAGGTATTGCCATGAGAACGGTCGAACTGCAGTAGACCCGGTCCGAATGTTTAAATATTTACTGCTCAAATCCATTTATGACTTATCCGACGCCGATCTGGTGGAACGCTCCAAAACCGACTTGTCGTTCAAGTTTTTCTTACATATGGCTCCGGAGGAAGGGGTCATTGACCCCAGTCTACTGACCAAATTTCGCAAGCTGCGACTGAAAGATATGAAGTTACTCGATCTGCTCATTGGTAAAACGGTAGAAATCGCCATTGAAAAAGGCATCATTCGCAGCAAAACCATTATTGTAGATGCCACTCATACCAAAGCCCGATATACCCAAAAGAGCCCACAAGAAGTGCTGCGAGAACGCTCTAAAAAGGTAAGACAAGCGATCTATACCTTAGATGAATCCATGAAAAGTGCCTTTCCGGCTAAACCTGTTACAAATGTGCTGGAGGATGAAATCGGATATTGCCAGCAGCTCATTGCAGTGATTGAGCAAGACGGACGATTCACAGGGCTGCCCAAAGTCAGTGAGGCGTTAAACCTGTTGAAAGAAACGATTATTGACGACGCAAAACATCTGCAAACCTCTACTGATCCCGACGCCAAAGTGGGCCACAAAAGTGCGGACTCCTCCTTTTTCGGGTATAAAACGCATATCGCGATGAGCGAAGAACGAATCATTACGGCAGCAACGATTACGACAGGGGAAAAGTCGGATGGGAAAGAGCTACAGACCCTCATTGAAAAAAGCAAGGCCGCAGGCATGAACGTGGAAACGGTAATTGGAGATACCGCCTATTCCGAAAGAGATAACATTGCGTACAGCACCGAACATGAAATTGAGCTTGTGGCCAAATTACATCCAATGATTACCCAAGGAAACCGCAAGAAGGAAGATGAGTTTGAGTTTAACAAAGATGCGGGTCTGTATGTCTGTAAGGCCGGGCATATGGCGATACGTAGAGCACGGCAAGGGAAAAAAGGTCAGGGCAAAAACCAAACGAACACGTACCATTTTGATATTGAAAAATGCAAGCGATGTCCGCTAAAGGAAGGCTGCTACAAAGAAGGCGCCCAAAGCAAAACGTACTCGGTGAGCATAAAGAGCACCGAGCATGTAAAGCAAGCTGAGTTTCAGGAAAGTGAAGCATTTAAGGCCAAAGCTAAAGAACGATATAAAATTGAAGCCAAGAATAGTGAACTCAAACAC